From Alteromonas sp. BL110:
ACTTATACCTCTACTTAAATGTAGCTTGACAAAGTCAACTAAAGTTATCGTTGAGAGTTCTTTTTGCTTCTCGTAAGCTTGCCGAAGAACAGCAAGATAAACATCCGCATACTCCCCAGCGAATACCTTCCAACTCATCTCAACATTACTGTCAGATGGGATATCTTCAACAGGTGGAACAGTCTCTTCTGCAAGCGACATACACAATGCCCATCGGCAAAGCACATTCCAGTTTTCGATACCTGTTTTTGATTTGAGGCGGATA
This genomic window contains:
- the dndE gene encoding DNA sulfur modification protein DndE codes for the protein MANTIDTIRLSEKQKQQLIRLKSKTGIENWNVLCRWALCMSLAEETVPPVEDIPSDSNVEMSWKVFAGEYADVYLAVLRQAYEKQKELSTITLVDFVKLHLSRGISYFLSNSNFS